The sequence below is a genomic window from Neoarius graeffei isolate fNeoGra1 chromosome 4, fNeoGra1.pri, whole genome shotgun sequence.
GCTTCAATCAAAGTAATAACCTTGTGTATTGGTCTGTCAAGAAAAATTGTTTTAATTGTAGGTTTACCCTTTGTGTCAAATGATGTGTCACTAACTAACAATCTGACCTTTCTCACCCTAAACTTGTACTCTCATTGGTTCTCTCTTTCAGACCTTTATGTTCTTGGATCAGTCTCTTCAGTCTGGCAACTGCTTGTACTACCCTTGACCAATCAGAAAACTTTTCAAGGTGGTCCAGTAATGACCTGTCTTCCTTTGCCTTTGTATTGAATATCAGGGCCTTCCGAAGCTCAGGGTCACCATCCTTAACTTCTCCCACCTTGCTTTCTCTGTGAGGTAGTTCTTGCTGCCAAAGAAACTGTGGACCTGAGAACCAATTGGAGTTCTTAAGTTGCTCTGCAGTCAACCCTCGAGATGCATGGTCTGCCGGATTTTCCTCAGAGGCAACGTAAGCCCACTGTTCAGGGTTTGTGCTTGACTTGATTCTCTGTATTCGGTTTGCTACGAACACGTGGAATCTCTTGGCATCATTGTTTATGTAGCCGAGAACTACGGTAGAATCTATCCAAAAGTACTCCTTTGGATCTTGGAGCTCCAGCTCGTTTCGGAGCAGGTCACTAACTCTGACTGAAACTACGGCTGCTGAGAGTTCCAATCTCGGTATCGTCATGACTTTAGTGGGGGAGACTCTTGATTTTCCCATCACCAAGCTACAATGAACTTCGTTGGACTCACTCACAGCTCGCAGGTAAGTACATACACCATATTCTGTGGTGCTTGCGTCACAGAAGTGGTGGAGTTCGTACTCTTTCACAGGGCCAAATTGAGAAGGTAAGTAGCATCTCTTTATTTCCATGTCAGATAGGTTAGGTAGGTCTTTAATCCATGACTCCCACTGAGATCTCAGGCTTTCCGGAAGTTCCTCATCCCATCCGATCTTCTCTCTGCACATGTGCTGGAGAATTTGCTTCCCTAGAAGAACGAAGGGGGCCATGAACCCGAATGGATCATACATGGAGGCTACCATTAAGAGCACACCTCTCCTTGTAGATGGATTAGACTTGACTTGAACTCTGAATTTGAATGAGTCAGATGTAATGCACCATTCTACTCCAAGAGCTCTCTCCATATGTGGTAGACGGAGAGCCAGGCCTTGATCTTTGATTGCAGCACGGTCCTCCTCTGGGATGGACATCATCACGTTGTCGCTATTAGAGACGAACTTGTGAAGTCTGAGCTTACTAGTGCCACAAAGCTCTCTGGCTTCCTTGACGAGCTGAATGGCTTCCCATTCCGTGGGAACACTTACGAGCCCATCATCTACATAGAAATTCCTCTGAATGAAGCGGATGGTGTCTTCACCATATAGTCCTTGCCCTTGAGCTGCCAGGTGTTTTAAGCCAAAGTTGGCACAGCCAGGGGATAAGGCCACTCCAAACAGGTGGACTCTCATATGGTAGGTTGATGGTGTAGCCTCCAGGTTACCACTCTCCCACCATAGGAATCGTAGGTAATCCTGGTCTTCAGCTTTCACATAAAACTGGTGAAACATCCTTTTGATGTTGCACATGACTGCAACAAGATCTTTACAGAATCTGCAAAGGACACCCACCAGTGTGTTCATAAGGTCAGGTCTAGTAAGCAGATGGTCATTGAGACACTCGCCTTGAAACTTAGCGGAGCAGTCGAATACGATGCGGATTTTTCCGGGTTTCTGGGGATGATGTACTCCGTGATGCGGAATATACCAGGccggaccgctttcagtttcttctTCAGGGATTTTCTCCGCATCACCACGAGAGATAATGTCATGCATGAAATTCACATAGTCCTTGTAGTATGTTTCATTCCTTCTTAGCTTCCTTTCAAGACATTTCAAGCGGTGTACTGCACATATCCTGTTGTCAGGCAGCTTTGGTCTTTCATCCTTAAACGGTAATGGCATTTCAAGGTGACCATCGTCTCTTTGAGACATGTTTTCTCTCAATTTGGACAAGAACTTAAGATCATCTTGAGACACCAGGTCGTCTTCTCCTGTTCTTTCTGAGAAGTCTGACTCCAGGACCTTGATGATGTCTGGATGGGTAATCTCTTTGACTTTGCATCTGTTGACATAGTGAACTTCAGCTTTCAAGTTAACAGAAGAATCAACACTTGGTGTGACTTGCATCACTACTATGCGATGACTGATTCCAATAGCATCTCCGAACTCTACACAAGGATTCCCATGGCCGACTATACTCCACCCCAGGTCAGTACGTTGAGCATAAGGCTGATTTGCTTGACCGGACACGACTTCTCGTGGGAGTAAGGCTTGTGAGCAATTGTAGCCAATGAGCAGACCTACTTCACAGCTCTGCAGAGGCACTATGTGTTCTTGAAGTTGCTCTAAATGGGGCCAAGCCTCAGCTGTTTCTTTCATGGATATGTGAGTTCTGTTAGCGGGAATAAAGTCATGTGTGTAGGTTGGAGGAAAAGTAATCCTTTTGCCTGAGTAAAAGCCTCGAACTTGAAGGTTTCTCACTCTGAGACTGAACTACAGTGGTTCTTGGAGCCATAGTTGAGAGCTTCAACTTCAGTTGTTCTTTCTCTGCATCCAGAGCATCTGCTACTTCGCTGAGCACAAACGTTGTGTCACTCAGAGTCCAACAGAGCATAGACAAGCACCTCATCTGCTGGTTGAGTGGCAGACGAAAGCCAGACAGGAACTATTGCAGCTGTTTGCATAGCAGCTTCATGCTGGATGACTCTGTTTGAAGTACAGGTTGTGACAGTTTCTTTAGACTGCTCAGTTTGAGTCTTTTCCTTATTCTTTTCTTCATTTTGGTTGTTTGACTTGTCTTGACTTTCACTTTGTTTAACTTGTTGTGACTTTTGCTCTCCTTTATCTCTTTCCTCATGCAGACAGGTAGGGTGACGCTCCTTGCATATGCCACAAAGACTCCTACTGCTGCAGTTCTTGGAGAGATGGCCTGCTTCAAGACAACCGAagcatagcttttcagcttgcacaAACTTGACTCTCTCAGAGACTTCTTTCTCCATAAGCCTTTTGCATACATGCAAGGTATGGCCATTCATTTTGCAGAACAGACATGGTTTTGTGGCCTGTTCATTAGAACTTGTGTCTTTGCTTTAACACTGAGCTGCTTTTGCTGCTTTGCCTGGTCAGTTTCACTTTGCTTTAGTGACTGCAAAGACGTAACTGGATTACAGGCAATCTTTGCTTCTCTTGTCAGGAATGTAACGAACTGACTGAAGCTTGGGAACTGGCCACTCTGCTCTTCCTTCTCCATCACCTGCCGGTTCCATCTAGCCATTAGCCAGTCAGGTAACTTTGCCAGAATCTTTCTGTTTTCGTTACAATCATTCagtatctccagtgctttaacatGCACCATGGCTGCTTCACAGCTACAGAGAAAGTCAACAAACTCTCTGAGCTCAGTGCTCTCTTTGGCTCCAATTCTGGGCCATGCTTGCAGCTTGTCTTGGTATGCCTTGGCGACTGTAAATGGGTTTCCATAACGCTCTTCCAGAATCTCCCATGCAGCGACATAGGCAGACTCGGTGCCAAGTAGGAAATATCCATCCAGTGCATTCTTGGCTTGCCTACCTACATATCTACGAAGGTAGTACATCTCCTTCTCCCTAATATTCTTCTGGTCAATCAATGTTTGAAAGGATAGTTTCCAGTCACTGTACTTCAATGGATCGCCAGTGAATATTGAAGGTTCAGGAACAGGAATTCTATTTGCACTTATTGCATCACTAAGCATCATAATGAGCTCTGACGTGCTTGGATTTGTGGATGTTGCTTTAGCTTGTGGAGCTAGAGGTACAGAAGACTGAGGACCTCTTGCAGGATGTGGCAACTGATGGCTAGCTGCCACCTCATGGCTCAAGATGTCAGTAGGCTCTTGTTTGACTTTAGCCCTTGGTCGTACACCTGCATTCTTGCTCGCGCAGCGTTGAGCTCTTTCATGGTTTCTAAATGCTTTATTCTTATTCGCTTTTCTTCAAGCTTGACTTTCATTTGAGCTGCCTCTTCTCTTTTAATTCTCCACTgaatttcttcttcttcccttTCTAGGTGTCACTTCAGGTCTTCTGCCTCTTGAGCTGCCATCTTCCTGTTCGCCTCTGCCTCTAGGTGCTGCAATTCCAATTGTTATCTTTGTTGCTCTTCCAACACTTTCAGAACAGCTTGGCTTGCTGCAGCATCCACAGCAGCTTCTTGGCGCTTGACGGAAGACGTGTTCAAATGCTCTGAGGCGCCCTTCAAGATAGAAGTGACAGAATCAAATTCACTTTTGGTGGCGTTCCAGAGAGACCCTGCCTCCGGCCAATCTGGTTAATCTTCATGTGGGAGCTTCCCACCCAGGTAAGCAGTGGCTTTGGCAACAGTGAAGTTGGACACTTGTACACACAGGTCGACTCTTCACTGTGTGTCTTGGTCTGGTGTTGAGACTCTGCGCAGGTCTTCATAGACACGCTGAACATCTGCTGAGAGGCCTTTGACATCGTGAAGAATATCCTTGAGTAGATCCTCTGCTAGAGGCTTTGCGGACTGTGATAATGAATGCTTACAGGATTTAACAAGTGTTCGCCATTTCTTGTAAATGTAATCAAATCTTTGTTGTAGTGACTTCATTTTGGCTTCTTGCATTGCTTTTCCCTTCTCTGTTAGAGTACGAGTTCGCTCACTTCGTCTCAGCGGCTGCCCTTCTGCTAGCTGAGAACCAACTTCATTGTCTTCAAGAGAACCATCTGGATGTTCACTTCCATCATCAACTTGCCCTACCTTAAGTGTAGACTCACTAGTTTCTAACATAATTAAATAACTAAGTTATTAAATGTAGTAAATGTAAACTTGAATATTAAATGTAAATAAAGTCTTAATGTTTGTAATGTTAAAGTCTAAATGTGTGTAATGTTTTATATTAAATGCTGAATATGAAATGCTTTAACTGTAAATACCTACTCAGATAAATGAATGTAAATAAAGTCTGCATAAAATGTTAACACCTATTTAGATCTGTCTCTTGCATATTTGAATTGAAATATTGTACACTGCAATAGTTCAATAAACCAAATACTGTTCACTGTACTTATTACTAGTAATGTGCTGAAATACCTCAAAATGCACATATAAACTCAAAATGTAGCTTAGACTCAAATATCAGATGGCAAATAGCCTTCACCGTGAATTATCAAAAACACACTTTAAATCGGCACATAAGGACTTCAATATGAAACACCTTCACTCTTAGCTTTAAGGCATTCAACTTCAAACATAAGTGTGTTAACCTTTAACTTAAATCATAAGCTTCAATAAACTCAGAAGCAATACTCAAATGCAAGATATTAGACTTAGAAATCGAGTAGCATTACCACACACCACACTTGAAATCAGCTTCACTTAAATCTTTTCTTAATCCTTTAAAGCATACTTGCAAAGTCCCTTATATGTCCACTCTTGTTAGTGTCCAAGTTCTTTATGTCTTTGCCTTGAAATCGTTGCTGATTCAGTTTGTGTGTTGCTTACTGACACTTGTTCAGTTCGTCAGATCATGTGCATTCTACTCATCTGCGTATCCGCGAGACGACCGCTGCAATGTTCCATGGCCACGAGGAGCGTGCGTGTTCGATGAGCTTCTTGGAACGACCGCTGCAACGCGCCGTGGACACGAGCAGGCTGCGTGATCTTCTTGCTTGGGATTGCTCCACCTCCGACGTCGATGAACAGTCCCGAGTTTTCACTATAACTCCCTCCCAAAGCACGAAGACGCAGGGGTTTTCTTTGACGGGTTTAATCTTCAACAATCTTCAAAAACTAAACCGTGAAAACTAAAAACATACACAATACACAGTATTAAAATAACGTCAGCCAAAGCTAACACACAACTTAAATGACAGACAAGAATGAATAAACAAAATGACAAACAAAGCATTACCTCGTTGGCTGCGTGCACAATGGGAGAAAGTTAGGCTTGATATCTTCAGTTCTTTTACAGTCATAAACTTGTGTAAAACGTCTTAATGTCCAACTTTGAGATGAGCATCTCTCCTGCAGCCGAACACTTCGATGCTTGAGTCCATCCAAAGCTTTGCTGGCCTACATTGGTAGCTTacgtcacacacacatacacacatatacagccGAGGTCACATTTCAAAATAGAAGTTCCCGTTTTCAACTCAGGTAAATACCCACATATacccaaataaaataaatattaattctCAAAAATACCCTTTGCACATAAAACACTGATGTACATGCTTGCAACCATTACATACAGGTAGGTCATTTCTTAACATCTAGTAGAAGTCAAGGTACCTGGACTTGCGTTATAAGCTTGCATATGTCCTGATGAAACTAAAAGATAAATAACAAATCATCTTCATTATATTACAAGTCCATTGGTCCTGATGGTGACTGTCTTTTTGAAATCATGTTTTGTAAAAGTCCTGGAGAAAATAAAACCGGGTTTCTCAAAAGACAATGTTGAATTCCCCAAATGAGCCAAAATCAAAATAAAACAGTGGCTTTGCAACCTTTGCAACACTGTATTTTGGAGAAACCATTCTGACACCAAATCAAGTCCATTTATATTCTGAAGCCCTTTTAACCATAAATATATTTTGAGATTTAACATGTCTTTCACCAACTAAAGTTATCCAGTTACTGTAAGTAATTTGCATGGGCAGTGGGACAGTTTACTTGTACAAATTGTGGACATTTTGCATTTGAGTTACAAAGAACATTTTCATGAAATACATCACATGCaaagtaagggggggggggggggggggataatatATACTCAGAAAGACTCCTGAAAATGAACTTGAAACTCCAGTATAACACAGACTAATAGCAGTGAGATAAATGAATCGAAGAGTGTAGACATGACTGTGTGTTCTTTTAATAAGCGCTAGGTCAATGAAAATCTTTTCAGTGACTTGGTTTCAATGTTTTCAGCATCAGATGACTGTGGACTTTACCCAAATAATATTGGGTAACAATTTTGCAGAGCTGTCTGattttgctgaaatattatttcgATAAAATTTTTAATTTACatgatttataattgtattttcaATTGACAAAAATTGAAAACCTGCTCTTTGGCTATATTAATTTGCTGATCAGCAATCCCAAAGGTACTTTCAGGTTCAATAAATCATGTTGCCAGTGATTGTATTGAGACCCCCCGGTTTTGGAAAAACGCAAACTGCATCTTCATTAAGCCAAATGAACAAAATTGACAAGATGTGCTATTTTGCTCATGTAAAAGATGCAGTCCTCCAAAGATACTAGGAAATCAACTGTCTTTTTTTATAGGTGTTATCAAGTTTATGTTTGCACATATAGTCACCAAGGTCCAAGGGGTTTTCCAACTTTGCCACTTGTGTTATCATCTGAAGTCTTGAAAATACAGTTATTAagcactttattaggaccacTACACCTACACGTTTGTGCAATTATCTAATCAACCAATTGTGTGGTAGCagggcaatgcataaaatcatacagatatgaGACATCAGCTTTGGGTAATATTCACATGgggaaaaataaaatctcagtgaTTTTAATGATGATATGATTGTTGGCACCAGACAAGCTGATTTGAGTATTTatataactgctgatctcctgagatttTCAAACACAACCGTGTCTCATATTTACTCAGAATGATGCTGTAAAGAACAAACCTTCAGTGAGCAGTAGTTCTGCAGACAGAAACTCCTTGTTGATGGGAGAGGTTAGTGGAAAATTGCCAGATTGGCTTCAGCTGACAGAATGGCTATAGTATCTCATACAACCACTCGGTACAATTGTGGTGCATAGAAAAGCGTCTCAGAATGTTCAACACACCAAACTTTGAGTTGGATGGGCTCCAGCTGCAGATAGtgtgttccacttctgtcagccaggaacagaaatctgaggctgcagtgggcacaggctcaccaaaattgGACAATTGAAGACTGGGAAAATGTAgcttggtctgatgaatctcaattTCCACTGTGTCACACAGATGGTCAGGTCAGAATCTGGCACCaatagcatgaatccatggaccaaacctgccttgtgtcaacagtccaggctggtggaggtgctgTAATGGTGTAAGGAATGTTTGGCTGGCATACTTTGGGCCCATTAATACCAGTCATTTATTGCTTGAATACTACAacctatttgagtattgttgctggcACAAATGTTGTTGCTTTTTACAAACCAAAAGTAATTTCAAATTGGTTTCATGAACTTGACAttgagttcagtgttcttcacTGGCTCTCCCAGTCATTGGATCTGAAGCCAATAGAACATCTTTGAATGGGAGTTTCACAGCAGGAAAGTGCACCTGACAAATCTGTAAGAGCTGCATGATGAAATCATGTGAAcaaggaccagaatctcaaatgaatgtttccaatatcttgtggaataCATGTCACaaagaattgaggctgttttgagagaaAAAGGAGGCCCTACCCAGTATTggtatagtgttcctaataaagtattcAGTGAGTGTTTAATATCATATTAACTTCTAGCATATGTTTATTATTTGAATTCCATAATAATgttaatattatattattatttttaataaaacaacATTGACATTGATTTACAATATGTAATCAAAAAGCATTAAAACACTGACTATAAACTTAAAAAATATATTGTTTCTATACAAACAGGCCATTCCAGTTTTTGACTTAAATGTTTACTCAAATAAACATATACAGCATGGTATATTGCCTTATTGTGTAAGTAGTTATGTATGGCATGACGATCTGTAACACTCACCAACTTAGGCTTAATTTTGTGTCTTAATTCACATGCAGAGGCCATTTATTTGTGTCTCCATTTCTTTAATTCTAATACCTGATTCTGTGCCTGGCCAGATGACATGTGTCATTGTAGTGGGCTTGAGCCTGTGGGTTCAGTGCAAGTTTAGGGTGGCAGCCATGAACAGTGTCGGCATAGGTGAGCCCAGTGCCCCAGCTGAGGCTGCTGTCACTAAGGCAACAGGTACAAATCTCAACACTAAACCCCTCCTTATTTCCTCTCCAACTCTTCTTGAACATAAGAATTCCTTTCCTGTTCCTTTCTTCTTCATTTTGTACCTTTATATTCTCTCCTCTAGAACCCCTGAAGCCCTTTATCCTCTTCATTTTGTCTCCTCTCCATCTCATCTCCCCACCTCTTTTCCTCTCATTTCCTTCCGTTACTAATGTTCCAGGCCCACAGCGATAATGCTGTTTAACTccataattaaattaaatttaattcACTTGGAGAGACTCATCTCGATGGCAGATTAGCCATGGGAAATCCATGATCATTGTTTCCTGTCAGTCATTGCATTTGGCCCCAAATCACCAAATAATCTCCTCACAATTAAGACACAAATCATGCGTGCAACTATCTGATCAACACTGGAGGAAATTTTGCTAAATTGACTGAGAAACAGCACTGATGGTATTTGTGTTTTATGTGGTAGCTGAATAACTATGGATATTTGTACTTCCTGATACTTCAGTCACTCTTTTCATCTGTTTTGATATCAGGAGGGTAAAGATGTAATGCTGTACTTTTTAATCATTTTGATGTGGCACCTTAGCAAGCATGTATTGCTGCTGCTACTAATTTAGCCATAAATGTGTGAAATCTCTACACTCACCATCAAGCGGTAAGAAATGAAAGCATCTATATTTGGCTTGTTTTTCAGAGTTCTATCTTGATCAGAGGAAGAAAATACCATGTCAACTTTAGCACTTAAAAGAGatgacaaaaaaaacaacaggtTTTGCAGGTGCTTTTATGACAACACTCATCTTAAAGAAGACAAAGTTATTTTGTCATGCAGCTTCAGAGGAATTAAGAATATAGCTGCATActccttttttgttgtttttgtattCTTGTTGTTGATTTTCATTCTTTTTCCAATTTCCTGAGGTTGCTCCATCCAATGTGAGTGGAGGTGGTGGGAGCCATGGTGAACTGGGGATTGTGTGGGAGGTGAGGATGAGTGTACAATCAGTATGAGAATTGAAAGACAAATGTCATTAGAGACCAGTCAAATGAATTACCACTAAAAAGCTTGTACTGAACTGTCAGATTTAGCCAAGTGAAATGAATacataattgttttttttaaatatactgaagaaagaaagaaagaaagaaagaaagaaagaaagaaatgaactgGCTACCACTGCTagatcaaaataaataaaaaataaataaaaaagaagaaaaattagTAGTACCACATAAAAATGCAAATAACTGAAATTACTTTGTTTCCCTGATTTTCACTCTaatttggtcacctgccaattcATACCCACCAGCCAGTTTTCCTCTATCATACAACAGTTAGGGTGAAGTCTAAcacatgcttcacagttgggatgAAGTCTAAAACATGTTTCATCTAAGACACATGAAGCCATCTTTTCACAAGGCAATGTAACACACAGATAGAAGCCCTCTTCCACACCCATGAACTCACAGACACCCACAATTGACTAGTGTTGCTGTAATTGACAGGTGAGATAAAGTACATcacccctcccacccagagagcatggACAATATCACCCCCTTGGCTCCCAGCTACACATGGTTGTGGCACTACTGAGATTTGACGTTGTATAATGTAATCAGAGACTGTTAATATGTAATGGACTTCACTATATAATATTCACATGTCTCTGTTGCTAACTGGCAGAATTAAGTGACTGTCCTTAAATTTAATGCGTATCAATGAGGcttgtcgttgttgttgttgctgggcaattccatgtaaatgtcaacctcaccatgcaaaaataaagcaacatgtaatacatcaaaaccactcccagagatatcacctaggcctgtattttacagatgtgaataagttgaaccaatttgtaaccaacctaatacgtcactgtcagtc
It includes:
- the LOC132885032 gene encoding uncharacterized protein LOC132885032 — encoded protein: MKETAEAWPHLEQLQEHIVPLQSCEVGLLIGYNCSQALLPREVVSGQANQPYAQRTDLGWSIVGHGNPCVEFGDAIGISHRIVVMQVTPSVDSSVNLKAEVHYVNRCKVKEITHPDIIKVLESDFSERTGEDDLVSQDDLKFLSKLRENMSQRDDGHLEMPLPFKDERPKLPDNRICAVHRLKCLERKLRRNETYYKDYVNFMHDIISRGDAEKIPEEETESGPAWYIPHHGVHHPQKPGKIRIVFDCSAKFQGECLNDHLLTRPDLMNTLVGVLCRFCKDLVAVMCNIKRMFHQFYVKAEDQDYLRFLWWESGNLEATPSTYHMRVHLFGVALSPGCANFGLKHLAAQGQGLYGEDTIRFIQRNFYVDDGLVSVPTEWEAIQLVKEARELCGTSKLRLHKFVSNSDNVMMSIPEEDRAAIKDQGLALRLPHMERALGVEWCITSDSFKFRVQVKSNPSTRRGVLLMVASMYDPFGFMAPFVLLGKQILQHMCREKIGWDEELPESLRSQWESWIKDLPNLSDMEIKRCYLPSQFGPVKEYELHHFCDASTTEYGVCTYLRAVSESNEVHCSLVMGKSRVSPTKVMTIPRLELSAAVVSVRVSDLLRNELELQDPKEYFWIDSTVVLGYINNDAKRFHVFVANRIQRIKSSTNPEQWAYVASEENPADHASRGLTAEQLKNSNWFSGPQFLWQQELPHRESKVGEVKDGDPELRKALIFNTKAKEDRSLLDHLEKFSDWSRVVQAVARLKRLIQEHKGLKERTNESTSLG